From the Mycobacterium sp. DL592 genome, the window ATTGCGGCACGTCTCACGCCTCACCCCTCCACCGACTGGCAGACGGGTCGAGCAGCGCCGTCAAACGTTCCTCGGGCAGCCAGATGAGGGTCTCCAGTTCCAGCGCATCCAGAAAGCGGATCCGTCCTGTGTGGAGATCCTCCAGCCGCAGGCGAGGTCCGTTCGCGTCGAGGTCCACCCGTATCGAGACCTTGGCGAACTCGCTGAAGACGACGTGCGAAGTGCTCGGCAACTCCATTGCCCCGCTCACATCAGGAAACCGATGGTGGGCAGGGGCTTGTCATTGTCGACCAGGATCACCTTCTTGTAGGACAGGCGTAGACCGGCTGCGGTGTCCCGGACCCGGTAGATGATGCGCCCGCCCCACAGGTGTGTGCCCCGCGCGCGCGACTCGACCATCAGGAAGTTGGCGCCCACTTCGATGTCCACTCCCCCGAGGGGATTTGGCCGGCCGCAGAGGAACTCGATGTTGGACAACAGCCTTCGCATGTTCGAGGGGGGCGCCTGGGCATACCGCCTGCCGGTTCGAATCTGACTCAGCCGGGTGCCGATGCGGCTGCGGTTGTCATAGATGATCGACATCTCCCTGGCCGGATCCGTCTCGGATCCGTTGGCCGGAACCCAGTACAGAGCGTCGTCGGTCCACAACGCCTCCCAGGCGTCGTAGTCGTTCTCGTCGGCGTGCCGGGCTTCCCGGTACAGGAACTGCTCGACGCGATCCTTGTCCAGTGCGTCTGGCAACGGCAGGGCGTCATACACGGCGGTGCTCATGGTCAGTCCTGTTCCATCAAGCTCTTGTAGTGCGACCAGAAGGCCCGCATACCCGTCTCGTCGGTGTTGGTTCCGACGGTGAAACCGTCCTGGTCCACCTGCTCACGGTTGAGCCCCCGCCGGACGTCGAGCCACTCCGGGTCCAACGCCTGCAGACCTTGCTGATTGCGCTCGTACATCTCGGTGTCGTCGGCCAGCAGCATGCCTGCTGGTCCGACCGATGCCAGGCACTGCGACACCATTCGCTTGTTGAGGTCCGGCGCCCCGCCGAACTGCACGGCAGTCGAGTACTGGACGCACTGCTGTACCGAGACGGGTTGCAGGTTGAAAACCTGGATCTCGGCAATGAACAGATTCGGGAAGATCATCACGTGCGGAGCTCCCTCGATGAGGATCTGCTCGGCACGTTCTCCGTACCGGCTCCGCATCGCCGCAACGTAATCGGGTACGCGCGATTCGGTGGTACCGAACCAGCGCATCGGCGTGGCGAACTTGCGGAACTCCGGCCGCAGATCATTCTCGCTGTGGCCGTTCCCCAAATCGCGGGTGACCGCGCTGGAGGCGTCGCTGTAGAGCGGCCCGATCGGTGAGTTCGTGACACCGAGGATCGCACCGTGGACGAACTGCGGGTGGTAGCCGTCGGTTTCGTTCTCCACCACGAGTTTCCAGTTCGCTTCGGTCTGATGCTGGAGCCAGCCGGCATCGAGGCGAACCTCACCTTCGGGCGATAGCCGGCAGAGTCGGTCGATCTCCCCTGCTGCCGCTCCGAGGTGCTCGCGCAAGGTGGGACCGTCGTGGGCGAAGCTGCCGAAGACGAACCCTCCGTAGGAGTCCACGCGGGGAACTCGAGCCATCGGCATGTCCATCTGCCGTTGCCCGTAGCCCTTGAAGAACGGGAACCCGATCAGGTCACCGGTGTTGCGGAACGTCCAGCCGTGGAACGGGCAGCGGAACGTGCTCGAGTTCCCTTTGGCCGCATCGCAGACTTGATTGCCCCGGTGACTGCAGCGATTCAGCAGTAGGTGGATCTGCCCGTCCCGATCACGTGTCATCACGACGTCCTGCAGCCCGAGCTTCTTGCGCACGTAGTCGTTGGGCCTGGCAACCTCGCTCTCGTGGCCGACGAACACCCAGCTGCGGTACCAGATCTTGCGCAGCTCCTCAGCGAACACGGTCGGCTCGGTATACAGCGACCCGTGCACCCTGTCTCTCTGGATCAGCGCGTCGTAGCGGCTGCCGGCATCGGTTACCGGATCGACCACAGAAGTCATCGTTGCTCTCCTTCTCGGGTTCCGAACACCGGGGTTCGCTTGGCGGCGAACGCGGCGACAGCTTCGGCGAAGTCCTCGCTGTCGAAGAGATTCGCCTGCTCGTGGGCCTCTCGGTCGAGCAGGTCCAGCGGGTGCAGGGTGGGTGCGACAGCGAGCATGGACTTGATCACGCCGAGTGCTCGGGCCGGTCGTCGAGCCAGGGTGGCCGCGTCGGCAAGCGCGACCGCCATGGCGCAGCCCGGCTCGCAGACGACGTCGACCAGTCCCCACTCCAGCGCCTGGTCGGTGCTGACCGGCGTCGGCATCATGAGCAGCCGCCGAGTTCGCGCCACTCCGATACGTGCCGGCAGCGAGACATAGGTACCCATGTCTCCGGCCAAGCCGACGTTGGTGAAGGTGGGAGACAGCCGAGCGTCGCGGGCCGCGACGACCCGGTCACACGCGGCGGCCAATGCCAGTCCTGCACCGAAGGCAGGTCCCTCGACCGCGGCGACAACAGGCTTCGGGGTAGTCCAGATCGCCCGGATCACCCGCTGCGCCATGTTGATTCGGTCCAGCGCCTGCGGTGCCGGCATGCGTGCCATGGTGGCGATGTCGCCCCCGGAGCAGAACGCCCCGCCGGCGCCGGTGATGACGATCGCGCGCACCGTCGGATCCGCGTCGGCGGCCTCGAGGGCTTCGGCCAACTCCACGCGTAGCGGCAGGTCGATGGCATTGCGGACCTCGGGACGGTTGAGCGTGATGGCACGCACCGCGCCGAGATCGTCGACCAGAATCGTCATCGGCTTCCGAACCTCGGCGGGCGGCGCTCGATGACCGCACGCAGACCCTCGATGGCATCAGCGGTCCCGGACAGCTCGGAGACTGTACGCGCCTCCTCAGCCAGCCGCTGTTCCACCGATTGGCCCACCCCGCTCCAGACCAGTCGTTTGGTAGCCGAAAGCGCCTGCGCGGGAAGGCTCGCGAGTTCGCCGGCAATGTGTTCTGTTCGTGCAGAAAGACTGTCATCGTCGACGACCTCGGTCACCAGCCCGATCGCCTCGGCTTCATCGGCACTCAAGGTCGGATTGGTCAGCAGGATCCGCAGCGCCTGCCGCAATCCGACAAGCTGTGTCAACGTCACTGACGAGCCACCGTCAGGTGCCATACCGACGCGCACGGCACCGGAGAAGAACTTCGCCGACCGCGCAGCGACCACGATGTCGGAACTGCAGACCAGGCCAAGTCCGCCCCCGCCTGCAGCGAAACCTTGTACGGCTGTGATCACCGGAGCGCGCAGTTGGATGAGCGCAGCCGTCGCCAGTTGCAACCAGGCCGTGGCCTCGCGCAGATAGTCCGGCAGATCAGCGCCTTTGGATTCGAAGGTCTTGACGTCGCCGCCGGCGCAGAAGTTGCGCCCCTCCCCCGTCAGCACGACGACGCGCACCGAAGGATCAGCGTGACAGGACAGGATTGCTTCGTGTAGCGCCTTGAGAAGTTCCACGTTGAGGCCGTTTGACGCCTCCGGTCGGTTCAACCGGAGTCGGGCGATGCCGTCGTCGATGTCCAAGGTCACCGGGGCCTCGACAGAAGTCTTCACGTACGTACCTCTCTGTTCTGGAACGCGGCGACACCACTGGTTCCGGCTTGCCCTGCGATGTGATCGACCACGGCCGCCAGCTCGGCATCCAGGGCCGCCGACAGCGGCCCGTCGAGTCCGCAACGCACGAGTCGTGTGATCGTGGTGACGGCCTCGCGGCTGCGCGCGGCGAGACGCTCGACGAATGTCAGGACGCCGTCGTCGAATTCCGTGGGCGCAAAGGCGCGATAGGCCAAGCCCAGTCGCACCGCGTCGAGACCGGAGATCCGATCACCGGACAACAACAAACCCAGCGCCTGCTGGCGTCCGACCAGGCGGGGCAACCGTGCCGTGCTCCCGCCACCAGGGATCATCCCGAAGTTGATGTGATTGTCGGCGATGCGGGCGTCGTCGCTGACCACCACGATGTCGGCGGCCTGCATGAGCTCGAATCCGCCCGCGGCGGCCACCCCCTCTACGGCGGCGATCACCGGGACCTCGACGCCCGCGATGGCGTCACAGCCCTCGCGGAAGGACACGAACAGCTCGGTCAGCGCTGCGGGACCCTCGGCGCGAAGTCGTTGCACCTCTTCGAAGTCGCCGCCGGCGCAGAAGTTTCCGCCGCTGCCCCGAATCACGATCACGTTCACCTCTGGATCCGAGCCGAGGGACTCGATGGCGTCCCGCAGTGCGCGTGCCAGATCGACGGTGATGGCGTTCATCCGATCCGGTCGGTTCAGGGTGATCGACCCGACGTGACCATCGAGCGACGTCGTGACGCTCATCTGGGTCTCCTCAACAGCCGGATATGGACAAATCTAATCAGAATTTCTAATCTAGGTTAAACCAACTTCGGGGGTGTCCTCAAGTGCGCCCCTACCGGGAAGGGTCATCGTGGATCTGGGACTGGCCAACGCCCGTGTGGTGATCACCGGCGGCGCGTCGAACATCGGGCGGGGCATCGTGCACCAATTCGCCGCCGAGGGCGCACGAATCGTGTTGAACGACATCGACGAGCCGCAGGCCGAGAAGGTGAAAGCCGAGGCGCTGGTGGCCGGCGCTGCGGCGGTCGAACTCGCGATCGCCGATCTGACGACGCCTGATGGCGGCGAGATCGCCGTCGGCACCGCGGTCGACCGCTGGGGCGGTGTCGATGTGCTGGTCAACAACGCCGGGTGGAGTGTGCCGGGTTTCATCGCGACCGATACCGACCGCGACAAGTGGCAGCGCACCATCGAGATCAACTTCTTCTCGGCGATCGCCGCGACGCAGGCTGCGATCGGACCGATGAAGGAGGGTGGCGGTGGCTCGATCGTGTTCATCGCCAGCGACGCGGCCTTCGGGCAGATCCGCCAAGGGGTCTACGGTGCATCGAAGGCGGCGATGGTGGCGTTGGCCCGCACCACCGCCCGCGAGCACGGCCGGCACGGCATCCGATCCAATATCGTCTGCCCTGGCCTGGTCATCCCGGAGAGTGCCGATGCGGTCGGGGCGGCCAGCCTGTGGTCAGTCGGCCAGGATGAGGTGTTCAACCCCAAGCAGATCGAGTTCATGCTCAAGGACACCCCTACGCGCGAGCTGACGACTGCCCACGATGTCGGCAACGCGGTGTTGTTCTTCGCCTCTCCGGTTGCCGCGAGGCAGGTGACCGGACAGCTGATCTCGGTCAGCGGCGGCTACACGATGCCCTGATCGACCGATCTCGGTACGACCAGCAGCCTGCCGAGCAGCCCGACAGTGCTGGCGATCCCCCCGACCACCGTCAACGCGGCGAGATGGACGATGGCCATCGGCGGGTTGTCGACCGAATGCCGAACCGACAGGTACAGAATCCCGGAGCCGAACAGCCCCGCCGCGAACGCCATCGGCACCACCGGGATCAGGTAGAGAGAGCCACGGCCACTGAGCTGCGGTGCGAGCCGATAGATCACGATGCCGCTCACCAGCGCCGACATCGCATTGGTGAAACCAAGAAAGATCGGGTAACCGAGGACGACGAACGGCTGACTGTCCTGGTACTCATAGACTTTCAGCACGCTGATGTAGGTCATCTCGGCCGCGACCGCCATCACCACGATGAACGCGTACATCGTCCACACGGTGCGCATCGCCGGGCGGCGCTCGAGGGTTCGGGCGATGAACACGGTGGCGCCGCCGTAGAAGGTCAGGTAGGCCGCAGGCACCCAGATCGGCTGGTGACTGCCGAATGTCGTGTAGAGGTGCCACTGCCCCTCCTCGCGGAACCACAACCCGTACAGGTGGTCGAAGAGTGGCTCCATCAGGCAGGTGAGCGTTCCGCTGATGAGGACGAACGCCGGCCAGACGATCGCTTCCCGTCGGCATAGGCGCGCAACCCAGATGAGCACCATGATCGCCAGACCAAAGGTCAGCATGGTGGCGATCCATTGGCCGATCGGCCAGACCGGGGTATCGATTCCGGTTGTCGTCACGGGTACCATCACGTCCTCCGCTCAGCCGGGCAGCAGATAGCTGGGCAGGTGTGCATGCGACGTCCCGATCAGGCCCAGCCAGTTGAAGGGCAGGTGGTACACGAACACCAGGGTCACCATGCAGAATCCGAGGACGGCGAAGTTCCGCACGTGGGGCCGCAACGACGGACGCCAGCGCTGCGCGCCGAGTTCGATCGGCGACTCTCCCACAGGCCGCTCCTCCGCTTCCATCCGCGCCCACGTGAAGACACACCCGACGAATGCCACCAGGATGGACTCATAGATCGGGAACTGATGCACTTCGCCGGGCCACAACGTCAGCGGTTCATACGTTTTCGCGAAGGCGTAGGCATGGGTGGTCCGGATCACCACATTCTCCACCACGAAATCGAAGATGAATTCGAAAATGAAGATAAAGACAAACAGGCGGAACTTCGACATGGCCGGCCACCGGCGTCGCAGGCGCTTCGCCTCGTGGCACGCCACAATGGCCACCCCGGCGCAGAAGTAGATGTACATCGGCGGTCCCCAGATCAACGACTCCGCATATCGACTCGGCGCCTCCGGATTGTGGAACGGCAGGAACCGAACCCAGACCCCACGATTGACGTTCGCGCTGTTCCAGGCGAACAAGTACTGCTGCACATTCAGGAAGGCATCCGCGACGAAGCAGATGATGCCGCCGATGACGAACTTGCCGTCGAGGCTCAGTGAGCCGGTCTGGCGCAGGGGTTTGACCACGCAGTACCAGACGAACGCCGTCATCACTACGAGGCTGATCGCCTCGAAGATCCGCAGTGCGACCAGTCGCCAGTCCGCCATGACGTCAGGTCCGATCCGGGGTGCCGGCGTGAACTCCTCACCCGAAGTCACCCATCGCACAACGACTTCGATGCAGATCACAAACCACACGGCGCCGATGAGAGCCAGGAACGTTGCCGGACCCTGCCGCCCGAGCGGGGGTGGATCCGGCGCGGCCCGTTTCTCGGCGACCGACCCGGCGTGGCCAGCGGTCAACGACATCTCCTGCACCTCCAGTGGACAAAATAGACGATTTGTAACCAGTTGGGTGATAATGACGCCATGTATGTCAACCTGTCAACCACGGCGTCACCCCCGAACGGCGGGCCGGCATGACGCCGACACCCCGTGCCGCCGCCCGGCGACGCATTGTCGGGGCAGCACGGGAGTTGTTCCGCACCAACGGCGTACGTGCCGTGACGATGGCCGACGTCGCCCGCGAAGCCGGCTACAGCCGACAGATGGTGTACAAGGTCTTCTTCGACCGTCGCGAGTTGGTGCTGGCCGCGACAATCGAGCGGATCGTCGAGATCGCCGATGCCGCCACACCGGGTGCCCAGGTTCCGGACGCGGGCTTCACCGAGTCGTTCGTCGAACTATCGGTCCAGATCATCGAGACGCTGCGCAACGATCCCGAGTTGTCGGCGTTGCTCGGTGACGGCAGTCCGGTCACCCCCCACGAGGCGTTGTGGGAGCCTGAACTGGTCGAGCGCGCCGTGCGGTTCTGGCAGCCCTGGCTGGATTTCGGCCGTACGCGGCACCTGCTTCGAGACGACTTGTCGAATCGGGATCTCGCCGACTGGCTGCACACCGTCTACGCGTCGATCATCCTGCGGCGCAACATCCCCCAAGAGGACGAACGCGCGATGATCGAACGTTTCGTGATGACATCGCTGGCCATGGCCAGCGTCGTGCCCCGCTGACATCGAATTTCACGTTTTGCAGCGCCGCACTCGATCTTTCCCTGCGAAACGTGAAGTTCGACCTGGTCACTAGCCGTAGAGGGTGCCGCTCCACATCGCCACGAGCGGACCGATTGTGGCTTCCTCGTCGGTGAGCTCGGGATCCACCCCCATACCGGCGATGTGCAGCACGCGCTCGGTGCTCCAGAACAGTGTGGCGGCCAGAGTCCGGCTCGGCAGGTCCGAGGTGATCAGCCCCGCCTCCCGCTCCCGGTCGATCTCGGCCGCACCGGCGGCGACGAAGCGCTCGACGATGGCCAGCCACAGGCTGCGCAGCGCAGGCTCGCTGTGCCAGTGTTGATTCGCCGCCTGCAGCACGACTCGGTGCCGATGCCAGGCATGGGTCACCGCTCGGATACTGCGCTCCAGCGCGATCGACGGCGGATCGTCGGGCGAACGCTCCAGAAACGGCTGCACCGTTCCGAAGATGTCCTCCATCGCCACCTCGAGCAGACCGGACAGGACCGAGAATTTCGACGAGAAGTAGAAGTAGAAGGTCGCCCGCGAGACGTTCGCCTCGGTGAGGATCTGCGCCACGCTGATATCAGCGAACGCTTCGCGCTCCATCAGCCGGGTCGTCGCCGCATACAGGGCGTCGACCGCAGGCACCCCATTGGGGTCGACCGAGCGCGGTCGGCGCGTGGCCTCCGTCATTTGCGTCACCTTACCGTCGCCCCGGGCCGCCCCCGGCGCGGGCCCGCATCAAATCTAATCTAATTTCAAATGAGGCATACACAATGTCTAGACACGGTGTTAGTGTGAGCTGGTCCACAGCCGCCAGAGCGCGGCGCGCACCGTTTGCCGCAGGGAAAACCGCACTTCAGCGGCTATGCGGAGACCAGATCGCAAGGAGAGGCCGAATCGATGAGTCCCACATTGAGCCTGAGTTGGCCGCCACTGGTCCAGGGCCAGGGCTGGCCGCCCAACATCCAACCGGCCCCCGGTGACTTCAGTGTCAGCCTGGGCGCGGAGATCGCCTTCTTCCTCATCGCCGGAGCACTGGTTATGGTCCTGGCTCTGCCGTGGGCGATCAGGGCCGCGGTGCGCAGCCGCAACTTCATCCCGTTGATCGTCATGGCCAGTGGCCTGATCTGCAGCCTGCTCGAGCCGATGCTCGACCTGCTCGGCCATCTGCACTGGGCCAACAACCTCATGCCGGCCTTCACCAACTTCGGCATCACCGTTCCCCTCCTCATCCCGCCGTGCTACGTGGCGTTCCTGGGACTGGAGGCCTACTTCTGCTACTTCGTGATCCGCAATGGCGCTCATGCGAGCCATTTCGTGATGCTGCTGGGGATGGGCATCGTCACCGACGCCGTCATGGAAACCGCCGGCATCAACCTCGGCACCTACCTCTACTACGGCGTGCAACCGTTCAGCTTCCTGAACTTCCCGTACTGGTGGGGCTTCATCAACGGTGGTTCGTTCGTCACGATCGGTGCCATCCTCGCCTACGCCGTTCCGAGACTCAAAGGCGCGCAGCAGCTTCTGCTCCTCCTGGTGGCTCCGTTCGGCATGATGGTCGCCTACTTCGGAGTGGGCTTCCCGCACATCCTGATCCACAACTCCACCCTGCCCACGCCGGTGCGCTGGCTGGGCGCGGCCGTCATGATGGCGATGATGGTGGGCTGGATGTTCGTCCTGCATCGCCTTGTCGGCCGGCCCAATTCGCTACCGGCACCCAAGTGGACGTTCTGGCGGGTGTTCGCCTACGGCAAGTTCATCCCGACCCGCAAGGGCCGGCAGGCCCTGTGGCTCAAGATGTGCGACGAGGGCGGCGTCAAGCCCGGCGACGGGATCGCGGTCAACCCCGAGGATCCGACGCAGGCGCTCATCGTCGGCCCGACGATCATCGCCAACGGCACCCAGCAGAACCGTCAGCCGGCGGCCTCGGTCTAACTCACGGCACGTTGGGCCGGTTCCACAATCCGGTCTCGGCCCAACGTGTTCCGTCCGTTAATCTCCTACATCAGATGAGGTTTGTGATGTCCCAAGTTGCCCAGACCCCTCGTGAAGCCGATGTCGTCGTGGTCGGCTCCGGCCACAACGGACTTGTCGCGGCGGCATATCTGGCCAAGGCCGGGCTGAAGGTCCTGGTTGTGGAAGCGGCCGCCACCGCCGGCGGCATGACCTCGACGAACTCGTTCGCGCCGGAGGCCCCGGAGTACACCATCAACGAAGCCTCCATCCAGGCCTCCTTATTCCGCACCACCACGATCAACGACGACCTGGAGCTGTCGACGCGCTACGGGCTGCGTCAAACCGTCATCGACCCGGCGCACTTCCAACTGGCCGCCGACGGCAGCTCACTGGGCCTGTGGCGGGATCCGCGCAAGACCGCAGCCGAACTGGAGTACTTCTCCCGCAAGGATGCCCGCGCCCTCATCGAGCTGTACGAGGTCATCGACGCGGCCGTCGAGATCGGTCTTCCGATGATGCAGACCAATGTCGTCACACCCGACATTTCCGCAATCCTCAAGGCCGCCAAGGGTGTTGCCAAGAACCGACGCCAGCTCAGCGCCATCGGACGGTGGATGGCAAGCTCACAGACCGAAGCGGTCGAGGAGAGCTTCGAGCACGACATGATCCGGGCTCCCCTGCTCACCTCGCTACCGTTCATGCCATTCGACGCTGACCTGTCCGGCTGGTCACTGATCTACCTCGGCGTGCTGTCGAAGTACGGTGTCGCGATGTTCCACGGCGGGACCGGTGCGTTGCCCAAGGCGCTGATCGGGGTGATCAAGGACCACGGTGGCGACATCATCACCAGCTCACCCGTCGAGCAACTCATCATCGAGAACAACCGCTGCGTCGGCGTCAGGGTCCGCGGCGGAGCCGAAATCCGCGCCCGCCGTGGTGTGCTGACCGCCTGCAGCCCGAAGACGACCTTGACGCGGCTGCTCCCCCGGGGCGTCCTGGAGCACAAGAAGCAGGTGGCAGCCGATCACATTCCGACCCGCAAACGCGGTATCGCCGACGCGAAAGTCAATGTCGCACTGTCGGGCCGGGTAGACATGTCCAAACACGAGAAGTGGCGCGGCGACGGCATCGACCTGCGCGTGGCCTGCAACTGCTATCACACCTACGAACAGGCCAAGGCGGCCGCGAAGGCGTGCGTGCGTGGCCAGGTTCCCGACGCGATACCCGGTCTGGCGCAGGTCACCAACGCGTTCGATCCGTCGATGTCGCCGCCCGGCAAGGACCTGTGGTGGTTCTGGACCGGGCTGACCCCGTCCTTCCCCGAAGAGGGCTGGGACGTCGCGCGCAAGAAGATCACCGACAGCATCATCAAAGACGCCGACGAGTTCTACAAGGGTGTCGAGGACCTGCAGGTCGCCGTGCGGCCGCTGGTGCTGCCCGATATCGAGGAACGCTTCTGGGCCATCGACGGCTCGGTGTACCACGTCGATCCGACGATCAGCAGGTTCGGTCCCAACAAGCCGGTCGCCGGATTCGCGGGATATCGGACCCCGGTCGAAGGGTTGTTTCTCACCGGCTCCGGCACCCATCCCGTCGCCGGTATCAGCGGGATGCCCGGCCAGAATGCGGCTCGCACGATGCTCAAGCAGTTCCGCCTCGAGGACAAGGGCGGCCGGTTGGGAGCTCTCAAGGACCGGTTGCGGCGGGAACGCCGGCGCGCCTCGCTTGTCGGGGATCCCTACACGAGCGGACCCAACGATCCCTTCCCGGCCTGCTCGTAGTGGCGCACCGCGCCGCTAACCTTTCGCGGTCAGGTCCCGCAATACCGTCTGCGCTGCCAGCTTGCCCGGCAGCGCGCACACCCCGCCGACAGGGTGGGTCCCAGCCCCACTGAGATACAGCCCCTTGACCGGTGTCCGGTATGCGCCGAGTCCCGGGGCGGGCTTGAGCGGGCCGAAGCGCGTGATGAGGGGATCGACGTGGTACACGTTGCCCGCCGGCGCGTTGAACCGCTGCTCGATGTCGGGGCCGCCCAACACCGTTCGGTCGATCTCGAGGCTGTTCAAACCTTCGTAGTACTGGGCCGCATCGCGCAGGACCGAATCCCCGATCTTGTCGCGGACGTCCTCCCACGGCTCTTTCGGCGTCACCGGTATCACACCTGACCACAGCCAGAAGGTGCTCGAGCCGGGAGGAGCCTGGGTGGGGTCGACGGCGGACGGGATAATCGAGCAGCTGACCGGAACCGGATCAGGCCATTCACCCCGGACCAGCGCGTTCCACCCGGCGTCCTGTTCTGCCAGCGTGTGCCATGCAACGAGGTATTTCCGAAGGTCGAGCCCGTCGTTGCGCCACTTCTCGTGGCGCCGCATCGAGACTTCGCCGTCGATGGCGACGTTGATCTTGAGCGAGGTGGCATGGGTTTTGCGGATCGGGATGTCCCGGGAGCGGGCGGCCAGCTTGGTATCGAGCACGCCATCTGGGAGCAGCTCGTTGAGAGTGATCACCGGATTGCACGTCGTCAGAACGGCCTTGCGTGCGGTGATGGTGCGGCCATCCTCAAGTCGTGCCCCCGAGACCCGATCGCCTGACATGATGAGCTCAGCCACCCGGCAGTCAGTGTGCACAGTGCCGCCGTGCGCCAGCAGACAGCGGTGCAGAGCCGCAGGGAGCGCGCCGGTGCCGCCCACCGGCATCGCGTTCGAAACCTTCTGCACCACACCCAGGTAGATCATCGCCCAGGCGGTCATGTCGAGGCGCATCTGCGAGAACGCCGCCATCGCGGCCAGTGCCCCCTTCGGCA encodes:
- a CDS encoding aromatic-ring-hydroxylating dioxygenase subunit beta → MSTAVYDALPLPDALDKDRVEQFLYREARHADENDYDAWEALWTDDALYWVPANGSETDPAREMSIIYDNRSRIGTRLSQIRTGRRYAQAPPSNMRRLLSNIEFLCGRPNPLGGVDIEVGANFLMVESRARGTHLWGGRIIYRVRDTAAGLRLSYKKVILVDNDKPLPTIGFLM
- a CDS encoding Rieske 2Fe-2S domain-containing protein; translation: MTSVVDPVTDAGSRYDALIQRDRVHGSLYTEPTVFAEELRKIWYRSWVFVGHESEVARPNDYVRKKLGLQDVVMTRDRDGQIHLLLNRCSHRGNQVCDAAKGNSSTFRCPFHGWTFRNTGDLIGFPFFKGYGQRQMDMPMARVPRVDSYGGFVFGSFAHDGPTLREHLGAAAGEIDRLCRLSPEGEVRLDAGWLQHQTEANWKLVVENETDGYHPQFVHGAILGVTNSPIGPLYSDASSAVTRDLGNGHSENDLRPEFRKFATPMRWFGTTESRVPDYVAAMRSRYGERAEQILIEGAPHVMIFPNLFIAEIQVFNLQPVSVQQCVQYSTAVQFGGAPDLNKRMVSQCLASVGPAGMLLADDTEMYERNQQGLQALDPEWLDVRRGLNREQVDQDGFTVGTNTDETGMRAFWSHYKSLMEQD
- a CDS encoding enoyl-CoA hydratase/isomerase family protein, translating into MTILVDDLGAVRAITLNRPEVRNAIDLPLRVELAEALEAADADPTVRAIVITGAGGAFCSGGDIATMARMPAPQALDRINMAQRVIRAIWTTPKPVVAAVEGPAFGAGLALAAACDRVVAARDARLSPTFTNVGLAGDMGTYVSLPARIGVARTRRLLMMPTPVSTDQALEWGLVDVVCEPGCAMAVALADAATLARRPARALGVIKSMLAVAPTLHPLDLLDREAHEQANLFDSEDFAEAVAAFAAKRTPVFGTREGEQR
- a CDS encoding enoyl-CoA hydratase/isomerase family protein, with the translated sequence MKTSVEAPVTLDIDDGIARLRLNRPEASNGLNVELLKALHEAILSCHADPSVRVVVLTGEGRNFCAGGDVKTFESKGADLPDYLREATAWLQLATAALIQLRAPVITAVQGFAAGGGGLGLVCSSDIVVAARSAKFFSGAVRVGMAPDGGSSVTLTQLVGLRQALRILLTNPTLSADEAEAIGLVTEVVDDDSLSARTEHIAGELASLPAQALSATKRLVWSGVGQSVEQRLAEEARTVSELSGTADAIEGLRAVIERRPPRFGSR
- a CDS encoding enoyl-CoA hydratase/isomerase family protein, producing MSVTTSLDGHVGSITLNRPDRMNAITVDLARALRDAIESLGSDPEVNVIVIRGSGGNFCAGGDFEEVQRLRAEGPAALTELFVSFREGCDAIAGVEVPVIAAVEGVAAAGGFELMQAADIVVVSDDARIADNHINFGMIPGGGSTARLPRLVGRQQALGLLLSGDRISGLDAVRLGLAYRAFAPTEFDDGVLTFVERLAARSREAVTTITRLVRCGLDGPLSAALDAELAAVVDHIAGQAGTSGVAAFQNREVRT
- a CDS encoding SDR family NAD(P)-dependent oxidoreductase: MDLGLANARVVITGGASNIGRGIVHQFAAEGARIVLNDIDEPQAEKVKAEALVAGAAAVELAIADLTTPDGGEIAVGTAVDRWGGVDVLVNNAGWSVPGFIATDTDRDKWQRTIEINFFSAIAATQAAIGPMKEGGGGSIVFIASDAAFGQIRQGVYGASKAAMVALARTTAREHGRHGIRSNIVCPGLVIPESADAVGAASLWSVGQDEVFNPKQIEFMLKDTPTRELTTAHDVGNAVLFFASPVAARQVTGQLISVSGGYTMP
- a CDS encoding spirocyclase AveC family protein encodes the protein MSLTAGHAGSVAEKRAAPDPPPLGRQGPATFLALIGAVWFVICIEVVVRWVTSGEEFTPAPRIGPDVMADWRLVALRIFEAISLVVMTAFVWYCVVKPLRQTGSLSLDGKFVIGGIICFVADAFLNVQQYLFAWNSANVNRGVWVRFLPFHNPEAPSRYAESLIWGPPMYIYFCAGVAIVACHEAKRLRRRWPAMSKFRLFVFIFIFEFIFDFVVENVVIRTTHAYAFAKTYEPLTLWPGEVHQFPIYESILVAFVGCVFTWARMEAEERPVGESPIELGAQRWRPSLRPHVRNFAVLGFCMVTLVFVYHLPFNWLGLIGTSHAHLPSYLLPG
- a CDS encoding TetR/AcrR family transcriptional regulator codes for the protein MTPTPRAAARRRIVGAARELFRTNGVRAVTMADVAREAGYSRQMVYKVFFDRRELVLAATIERIVEIADAATPGAQVPDAGFTESFVELSVQIIETLRNDPELSALLGDGSPVTPHEALWEPELVERAVRFWQPWLDFGRTRHLLRDDLSNRDLADWLHTVYASIILRRNIPQEDERAMIERFVMTSLAMASVVPR
- a CDS encoding TetR/AcrR family transcriptional regulator — protein: MTEATRRPRSVDPNGVPAVDALYAATTRLMEREAFADISVAQILTEANVSRATFYFYFSSKFSVLSGLLEVAMEDIFGTVQPFLERSPDDPPSIALERSIRAVTHAWHRHRVVLQAANQHWHSEPALRSLWLAIVERFVAAGAAEIDREREAGLITSDLPSRTLAATLFWSTERVLHIAGMGVDPELTDEEATIGPLVAMWSGTLYG